Within Thermus thermamylovorans, the genomic segment TCCTCACCCCCAGAGGTGGGCCAAGGCCACCAGGGGCAGGGCCATGGCCCAAGCGAAGAGGAACTGCCTGAGGAGAAGCCCGCGCAGAAAGCCCATCCCCTCGGCCCGCCCCAAGGCCCAGACCCGGCAGGGGCTCAGCACCCCGGAGAGGTGGAGGGCCAGGAGGGGGGAAGCGGTCCGGCCCCTAGCAAGCACACCGCACCTCGCAGCAGGCGGGGTCCTCCAGCCACATGCCCTCCTCCCGGTAGACCTCTAAAGGCCCCTCGTCCCGCCCAAGCCTCCGGGCGATGGCCCGGGCCACGATGGGGAAGCGAGCGCGGAACTTGTAGATGAAGCAGAAAGGGCTCCCCCCGTGGCGCACCTTAGGCCCGGCCAGGAAGAGGCCAGGGGCCAGGGTGGACTCGTCCTCGAGGGTAAGGAGGGGATGGCCCTCAGGCCCCCGGGCCAGGAGGCCCCCCAGGGGCTCGAGGCCGTCCCCGAACCCCGTGGCCAGGAGGGGGCGGTGGGGGGTCCGGACCTCTCCCCCCTCCGTGAGGAGGACGTAGCCCTCCCCCTTCAGCTGGAGGGCCAGGACCTTGGTCCTCCGGAAGCGGATCCGGCCCCGGGGGGCCCGCCGCAGGCGGTCTAGGGTGTGGGGGGAGAGGTCCCGGGAGGGCTCCCCCGTGCGCCTCTCCCAGGGAGCCTCGGGGTCCAGGACCAGGACCCTCACCCCCCGCTCCGCCAGGTGGAGGGCGGCGTCCACCCCGGACTCGTACCCCCCGATCACCACCCGCTCGGGGGCCTCCCGGGCCAGGCGGGCGAAGCTGCCCACCCGGGCGTAGGGCAGGGCCAGGAAGGCCCCGGGGAAGGGGTAGCGGGGGAAGAAGAACTCCCCCACGGCCCAGACCAGGAAGGGGGCCTCGAGGGTGCCCCGGCCCGTGCCCACGCGGAAAAACCCCTCCCGGTAGACCACCCGCTTGGCCCGTTCCCTAAGGACAGGTACGGCAAAATGTGCGGCCACCGCCTGGAGGTAGCGGGCGTAGGCCCGCCCCGTGGGGTGTTCCTCCCCCAGGGTGTAGGCGGGGCTGGTGCGGGGGGCGATGGCGTTCAGGTCGGCCAGGCCGAAGCCGTTGGCGGTGAAGGAGGGGGTGAGGAGCCGGGTCTCCCGGGGCCAGCGCAGGAAGGAGGCTCCCACCCGCCGGGCCTCCAGCACCAAGGGCCTGACCCCCACCTGGAGGAGGGCCACCGCCACCCCGATCCCTGCCGGGCCGCCTCCCACGATCAGGACCTCGGGGCGTTGCAAGACGGCCTCCTAAAGGGTGATCACCTGGTCCACCCTTCCCGCCAGGGCCCGGTAGAGGTCGGGGAAGCAACCCACCTCCACCCCTTCCACCACATGGGGGGCCACCCGGCACTCCCCTGGCTTCCGGCGCCCTTCCCCTTCCGGCGTGCACCACCTGGGCTCCCCCACGGCCAGCCCCCGCTCCAGGGCACAGTCATCGCACATCATGAGGAGGATCCCCTTCTCCCGAGCGAGGCGGGAAAGCCTTTCGCCGATGGGATTGCCCCTTTGCAGGACCATGACGTTATCGTCAAAGAAGAAGATCGCCACCACCTCTACGCCGTGGACCCCAACCTCCAGCTGGGGCAGGATCATCCTGCCCAGCCTGTAGCTGGCCGCCCGGGGGGTTGTCAACAGGTAAGCCACGCGCATATCAGACAAAATGATAATGTATTTTCACTATTAGGTCAAGAAGCCTAAGCCTGCCCTGCAAGCCCAGTAGGCATCGGCAATCCAGGCCAGGGTACCCCCTTGCAGGTGGAGCCCTCCTTGCCCACCCCCTCCTGGCCCTGGGAAAGGACGGCCCAGGGGGTGATCCGCTAAGGCGGGGTCAACCCCTCCTCGTGCCCCACCCATCCAGAGCCAGGCAATGCCCATGGCGGCGAGCCTGGGCCTCGAGGCCGTGATCGTGGACGTGCTGGGCGAGGAGGCCACGGCCTACCCCGAGCTGGTGCGCAAGGTGGCGGAAGCCTTCGCCCGGGCCCTGCTTTAGGGCCAAAAGGGTCCCCTGGCGCCCACAGGCGCCAGGGGTCTTTTGGGGCCTACTCCTGAACTTCAGAGAGCCGCTTACCCCGGTCCACCAGGACCACCCCGAGGTAGAGGAGGCTCACCCCCAGGGCCCTGCCTAAGTACCCGCACGTAAAGGTTGGCCCATCGGCCAAAGCTAAGGCGGCGTGCCCATGGCCTCTTTGGGGCCCCCGTCGTGGCGCAAGCCACGACGGGGTACTTGGCTCCTCCACCCCTACCACCCCCAGGCGGTTGAGGCTGCTCGTCCCCGCCAGCACCAGGGCGGAAAGGGCGATCACCGGAGTACCCCTTGCCCTGGAGGGGTTTTCCCGCCAGAAGCGGAAGGTACTTTGGAGCGCCACCCCCAGCATCAGCGCCGTGCCCAGGAGATTGAAGGGGAAGGAAGGCGGAGTGGAAGACAAAGCTTCCCCAAACTGGGCGCATGGAGAGAGGGACATTCTTACATCAAGAGCAACCCGGACAAGAAAAGGGCGGCCTACGGCCGCCCTTGTGCGTACGGGCTGGACGGGGCCCTTAGTGCTCCACCCCCTCCACCTCAAAGAGGGCAATGGCGGAGGGCGCCCCGCCCACCTCCACCTGGGCCGCCACCTGCCACCCCTCCAGGTCCACCCGCACCACCTGGCCCCGCGCGGGGTCGGTGAGGTAGGCCACCCCGTGGCCCAGGGCCATCCCCGGGGCAGGGGCCCCTTGGGCCCGGGGGGAGACGGCCTCGAGGCTCCCCACCACCCGCCTGCCAACGGGATCCAGCTTGTGGAAGCGGCCGTCCTCGGTGAGGACGTAAAGGGCCTCCCCCTCGGGGTCAAAGCCAAAGGCCACGGGGCGCGCCGGCAGGGAGAGCACCTCGAGGCGGCCCGCCTGGGGGTCGATGAAGGCCAGGCCCTGGCCGAAGTTCCCCACGAAGAAGGGGTAGCGGGGGTGGGCCCTCAGGGTGCCCACCCGCACCCCCTGGGGGGTGCCGGGGGGGTTGGCCAGCTTCCGCCCGGCGAAGCCCTGGCCCCGGCGCTCCACCAGGAGCACCCCGTCGGCGCAACCGAAGGCCGCCACTCCGCCCAGGACCGCCTCCCCGTGCAGGCGGGGGCAGGCCTGAGGCAAGGCCGTCACCCGGGTGCCCCCCAGGGTGTAGACCTCCACCTGGCCCCGCTCCAGGCTACCCACCAGGAGGGCCTCCCCCAGGAGGGCAGGAGCCCCGTGGTCCGCGCCCCCGGTGGCGATGAGGCGGGGGGTGAAGTCCAGGCCGAGGCGCCTCAGGTCGAAGAGGGCCACGGTCCCATCCCCGTCGTGGAAGACCGCCAGGCGGTGCCCATCGGCGAAGGTATGGGTGGGCCGGGGTCCGGTGCGCAGGGTGGCGGCCACGTAGGGAACCTCCCGGATGACGTCCTGGTGGTCCCCGTGGTCCTCCAGCCGGAGGCCGCCCCAGAGGAAGCTCACCGCATTGGCCTCCCGGTGGACCGCCAGGACGTACTGCCCCCCGGGGAGGGGGTAGAGGCGGGCTGGGGAGGGCACGGTGAAGCGGCCCAGCTCCTTACCGTCCTCATCCAGGACCCGCACCAAAGCCTCCCGGGCATCGGCCACGGCCAGGCGGTGGAAAAGCCGCTCCCCGTGGTGGCCGTGGCCATGGTGGTGGCCGTGGTCATGCCCGTGGGCCCCGTGGCCGTGGGCCAGAGCCCATCCCAAAACCGCAAGCGCCAAGGTACCTAGCCAAAGGGTTTTCCGCATCGTTTCCTCCTTTCCCACGGGACCTTGCCGGTCCCGATCTGGGCTAGTTCGCTAGAGCCTCGCAAAGCCGCTCCCGGTTCCAGCGGAGGAGGTCCAAGTAGGTGGGCACCCGCCGGTCCAGGGCGTCGGTGTAGAGGACGATCAGCCTGGCCCCCAACTCCTCCGCCAGGCGGCGCATGGGGGCCGGGTCCAGCTGGGGCTCGGCCACCACCAGGTCCACCCCCCCAAGCTCCGCCTCCCTGAGGAGGGCCACCCGGCCCCGCACCCCCAGGTCGGCCCCGTGGTGGTCCCTAAGGGCCCCCACCACCTCCAGCCCGTAGCGCCGGGCCAGGTACAGGAGGGAGAGGTGCTGGACCACCACCCGGGGCTGCCTGCCGGCCAGGCAGGCCTCGAGGCGCCGGTCCTCCTCCAGAACCCTTTGCCGCAAGCGGTCCAGGTTCCTTCGGAAGACCTCCCGCCCCCCGGGGTCCAGCCGGGCCAGCTCCTCGGCGATGGCCTCCGCGTAGCCCACCCCGTAGCGGGGGTCCAGCCACATGTGGGGGTCGCAGTCCCCGTGGAGGTGGACCCCCCGCTCCCTCAGGCCCAGGAGGCCGCAGATGGGCTCGGGCATCCGGGGGGCGAGCTCCACCACCCTGGCCCCTTGGGGCAGAAGGGCCCGGAGGCGGGGCAGGTAGGGCTCCAAGCCCAGCCCGTTGGCGAAGAGGAGCCGGGCCCGGGAAACCTGGAGGGCGGTGGAGGGGCGGAGGTCAAAGGCGTGGGGGTCCGCCCCCAGGGGGACCACGCTCTCCACCCGCACCCTCCCTCCCCCCACCTCCCGCACCAGGTCCGCCAGGACGGTGGTGGTGGCCGCCACCTGCACCTGGGCTGCCGCCCAGGAGAGGCCCAAGAAGACCAGGCTAATCCAACGCATCCTCACCTCCTAAGAAAGCCCGCCAGTCCCTAAGGTGCCGCCTAGCCCCTGGGGGAAGCCCCCTGGTGGAGCGCTCCCGCCCCTCCCCCCGCAGCCGCCTTACCTCCGCCTCGTAGGCCAGGAGGAAGGGCCGGAGGTGGGCCAGGCCCTCGGGAAAGGGCAGGGGTTCGGCCTCGGGATGGACCTCCGGGGGGTAGGGGGGCAGGGGGGTGCGGTAGAAGCGCTCCTTGGGCCGGTGGTAGAGCACCCCCCGGTACCAAAGGCCCGTGGAGTGCAAGACCGCCTCCTCCCCCAGGTAGAGGCTGGAGCCCACCCCCTGGGGGTGGGGGGCCTTGCGGAACCCCAGGGGTTCCAGGAGACCTTGGGCCGCCTCGAGGCCCATGAGGTACATCACCACGGGCATGGGGTTCATGGCCGCACCAGCACCAGCCGCGTGGGGCTACCCCCCACCCTGAGGTAGCGCACCACCCGTCCCCTTTCCACGTCCACCTCGGCCACCAGCCCCAGGTGGGGCAGGCTGGCGTAGACCAGGCCCCGCTCCGGCCAGGGGGCGAGGTCAGGGTAGATAGCCCCGCCGGTGTCCTCGTCCATCTCCGGGAAAGGCCGGGAAACCCGAACCTCCCTTAAAAGCCTCCCCTCCCTCGCCTCCCGCACCTGGAGGCGGCCGTCGGTGAGGAGGACGTAAAGCCGCTTCCCGTCGCTCTTCCCCCGGATGAAAACCCCGCCCAAGGGAATGGGGGTAAGGGTAAGGGCCACGGGGTCCAGGCGCTGGAGGTGCTGTACGCCGTCGGAGTAGCCGAAGAAGGCCCCTTCCCCTTTCAGAAAGGCCCCGATCCGCTCCCCTACCGGGTAGGGAAGCCGCTTGAGCTCCCTCCCTCCCTCCACCGCCAGCACGTCCCGGGCGCAGGCGAAAAAGCTCCGCCCCGTCGCCTCGTGGAAGGTCTCCCCATGCTGGACGGGGCAGGGGAAGCTGGCCTTGGCCTCCCTCAGGCCCCGGTCCATGAGCATCACCTGCCCCCGGGCCAGGAGGGTGAGGTAGACGCCCTCGGGGGCCTCCACCACGTGGTAGTGGTCGGGGTTGGGAAGCCGGATCCCCTCCGCTTGGAAGGCGGCCTCGGGAGCCAGGCTCTCCTCGGGGAAGTGGAACGCCACCGCGTCCCGCTCGGCGAAGGCCAGGAGCCTATCCCCTAGGGTGTAGGCCTCCGCCCCGTGGCCGACGTTCCACCCTCGGCCCAGGAGAAGGCTCCTGGCCACCACAGGCCGGCTCCAGCGCCCCTCCTCCTTCCCGGTCCAGATCACCGTGAGCCACTGCCGATCCGTGTCCCGGCCTCGGGCGACCAGGAGGTACCGGCCCGAAGGGGTGGCCACCAGGCTCATCCCCCTGGGAGGCAAGGCAATCTCCG encodes:
- a CDS encoding NAD(P)/FAD-dependent oxidoreductase, with translation MQRPEVLIVGGGPAGIGVAVALLQVGVRPLVLEARRVGASFLRWPRETRLLTPSFTANGFGLADLNAIAPRTSPAYTLGEEHPTGRAYARYLQAVAAHFAVPVLRERAKRVVYREGFFRVGTGRGTLEAPFLVWAVGEFFFPRYPFPGAFLALPYARVGSFARLAREAPERVVIGGYESGVDAALHLAERGVRVLVLDPEAPWERRTGEPSRDLSPHTLDRLRRAPRGRIRFRRTKVLALQLKGEGYVLLTEGGEVRTPHRPLLATGFGDGLEPLGGLLARGPEGHPLLTLEDESTLAPGLFLAGPKVRHGGSPFCFIYKFRARFPIVARAIARRLGRDEGPLEVYREEGMWLEDPACCEVRCAC
- a CDS encoding SaoD/DsrE family protein, coding for MRVAYLLTTPRAASYRLGRMILPQLEVGVHGVEVVAIFFFDDNVMVLQRGNPIGERLSRLAREKGILLMMCDDCALERGLAVGEPRWCTPEGEGRRKPGECRVAPHVVEGVEVGCFPDLYRALAGRVDQVITL
- a CDS encoding metal ABC transporter substrate-binding protein, which codes for MRWISLVFLGLSWAAAQVQVAATTTVLADLVREVGGGRVRVESVVPLGADPHAFDLRPSTALQVSRARLLFANGLGLEPYLPRLRALLPQGARVVELAPRMPEPICGLLGLRERGVHLHGDCDPHMWLDPRYGVGYAEAIAEELARLDPGGREVFRRNLDRLRQRVLEEDRRLEACLAGRQPRVVVQHLSLLYLARRYGLEVVGALRDHHGADLGVRGRVALLREAELGGVDLVVAEPQLDPAPMRRLAEELGARLIVLYTDALDRRVPTYLDLLRWNRERLCEALAN